A single Triticum dicoccoides isolate Atlit2015 ecotype Zavitan chromosome 2A, WEW_v2.0, whole genome shotgun sequence DNA region contains:
- the LOC119356659 gene encoding N-acylphosphatidylethanolamine synthase-like, producing the protein MEVSADAAAAAAARTLRWAGRAGHLRGVPRAAVIGAVGTIAKAYVSLLNTTTVHNADALHRLVSSRPPGTPLLTVSNHMSTIDDPFMWGFKGFPITDSKLARWVLTAEDICFRNVFMSYMFRLGKCVPITRGAGIYQDHMNEALEVLSTGGWLHSFPEGKVAQDHQPIRRLKWGTASLIVRAPVTPIVLPIVHTGFEKVMPEKSFFGRRPPLPLCGKDIQIIVGEPVDFDLAGLKQVAAMIPQDTSFERKGWPTITPEGLDEAAQRWLYQKMSDKIQSAMESLRKTLLNSKQH; encoded by the exons ATGGAGGTGTCcgccgacgcggcggcggcggcggcggcgcggacgctGCGGTGGGCCGGCCGTGCGGGGCACCTGCGCGGTGTCCCGCGCGCCGCGGTGATCGGCGCCGTTGGCACCATCGCCAAGGCGTACGTGTCGCTGCTCAACACGACCACCGTGCACAACGCCGACGCCCTCCACCGCCTCGTCTCCTCGCGGCCCCCCGGCACGCCGCTCCTCACCGTCAGCAACCATATGTCCAC GATAGATGACCCGTTTATGTGGGGATTCAAAGGTTTCCCTATTACAGATTCAAAGCTTGCAAGATGGGTGCTGACAGCAGAGGACATCTGCTTCAGGAATGTATTCATGTCTTACATGTTTCGACTTG GGAAATGTGTGCCGATCACTAGAGGGGCTGGAATTTATCAAGACCATATGAATGAGGCCCTTGAAGTGCTTAGCACTGGGGGCTGG TTGCATTCATTCCCTGAAGGAAAAGTAGCCCAAGATCACCAACCAATCAGACGGTTGAAATGGGGAACTGCCAGTCTTATTGTCCGAGCACCTGTAACTCCAATAGTTTTACCTATTGTTCACACTGGTTTTGAAAAG GTCATGCCAGAGAAATCATTTTTTGGACGCCGTCCACCATTGCCTCTCTGCGGCAAGGATATACAGATTATCGTGGGAGAACCAGTAGATTTTGATCTGGCAGGCTTAAAGCAGGTGGCAGCAATGATACCCCAAGACACATCCTTCGAAAGAAAGGGCTGGCCAACCATCACGCCGGAGGGGCTAGACGAGGCAGCGCAGAGATGGCTTTACCAGAAGATGTCGGATAAGATCCAGTCCGCGATGGAGAGCTTGAGGAAGACGCTTCTGAACTCGAAGCAGCATTGA
- the LOC119358218 gene encoding flavanone 3-dioxygenase 3-like: MGDATVGKVQRAAFGFTWPQFFFLDSVYLDCCVLAVEDADKAPYLQQFISVYLGRLICDVINHGISQTVMDRAVEVASDFFKLPSETKQEFASDDIRRPVRYGTSSKDGTRPSRAFLKHYAHPLSEWMKYWPEQPPTYRKNMGKISAEVRRVALQLMEAILEGLGLGKDYQHEEFERGLQLLQVNCYPKEPESESAIGLAPHSDHGFLTILLASCPGLEVLDRSSDTWRVVQQPRHALHVHVGDYMEVLSNGRVKTVVHRAVLNPGEARISMASIHSFAMHEKVSVAKKLVDEQDPEKYKESSFSDFLDYLMSNADKKRMSFLESLRI; the protein is encoded by the exons ATGGGTGACGCGACGGTGGGGAAAGTTCAGAGGGCGGCATTTGGCTTCACCTGGCCGCAATTTTTCTTTTTGGATTCTGTGTATTTAGATTG CTGCGTGCTAGCTGTTGAAGATGCTGACAAAGCTCCATACCTACAGCAGTTCATCTCAGTCTACCTGGGACGACTTATCTGTGAT GTTATAAACCATGGGATCAGTCAAACTGTCATGGACCGTGCCGTTGAAGTAGCTTCAGATTTCTTCAAACTGCCAAGTGAGACAAAGCAGGAGTTTGCATCAGACGACATCCGAAGGCCTGTTAGATACGGCACCAGCTCAAAGGACGGCACTCGTCCGTCACGGGCATTCCTAAAGCATTATGCCCATCCCCTCAGTGAATGGATGAAATATTGGCCAGAACAACCACCAACCTACAggaaaaac ATGGGAAAAATTTCAGCTGAAGTAAGGAGGGTGGCTCTGCAGCTGATGGAAGCCATACTTGAAGGCCTAGGACTGGGCAAAGACTACCAGCATGAAGAATTTGAGAGAGGATTGCAGCTACTGCAAGTGAACTGCTACCCGAAAGAACCAGAAAGCGAATCGGCGATAGGGCTGGCGCCACATTCCGACCACGGATTTCTTACCATCTTGCTCGCGAGCTGCCCGGGCCTGGAGGTCCTTGACCGCAGTAGTGACACTTGGAGGGTGGTCCAGCAACCCCGGCACGCGTTGCACGTCCACGTAGGAGACTACATGGAGGTTCTGAGCAATGGCAGGGTGAAGACCGTCGTGCACCGTGCTGTCCTGAACCCTGGAGAGGCGAGGATCTCCATGGCGAGCATCCATAGTTTTGCAATGCACGAGAAGGTCTCCGTTGCCAAGAAGCTGGTGGATGAGCAAGATCCTGAGAAATACAAGGAGAGCAGCTTCAGTGACTTCCTGGACTACCTCATGAGCAATGCAGACAAGAAGCGCATGAGCTTTCTTGAGAGCCTTAGGATTTGA